Proteins found in one uncultured Desulfuromonas sp. genomic segment:
- a CDS encoding TIGR01458 family HAD-type hydrolase, with protein MPPFTKPISIADLWYSKDDKDWQDALKRYWQFVQPCNLKLEQSLDGLDLAIVRSLSPQGWYEFLHDEYFRWKYTAPNRYVTTTKQLKTYRRDGEIEELDSIRLKLLSLNGNNIRDGLKTAKTIRGLGTAGASGLLSLMYPDNFATVDQFVVKALRSIPDLPEADALKKMNPENLTVKDGVQLTLILSQKAKDNNRKFGTSFWTPRKIDMILWTFGRDSETRNSGIRPSLRMLCCNRRFPTNATSNIITGSSRKRSPSMPLPTTIHGLLIDLDGVLYVGETPVPGAQQVLKRLDDENIPRRYLTNTTTRTAASVVQKLRRMGFSVHEEEVFSPISATVQFLNRQGRPTINPVVRDSVLPAFADFPRNNERPDYVIIGDIGAAWSYPLINTIFSQLHAGAELIAMHKNKFFQGEEGLQVDIGAFVAGLEYVSGKQAKVIGKPSRDFFELALQSLQLSASNVAMIGDDIETDIGGGKAVGLHGILVKTGKYRQGCEEGATYPDAWTRSVICSKFSGCSCASKS; from the coding sequence ATGCCTCCCTTTACCAAACCAATAAGCATCGCTGATCTTTGGTACTCAAAAGATGACAAGGATTGGCAAGACGCATTGAAACGCTACTGGCAGTTTGTCCAACCTTGCAATCTCAAGCTCGAACAATCCCTTGATGGTCTTGACTTGGCGATAGTTCGCAGCCTTAGCCCCCAAGGATGGTATGAGTTCCTTCACGATGAGTATTTCCGCTGGAAATACACGGCACCTAACCGTTATGTCACAACCACAAAACAACTTAAAACATACCGGCGTGACGGCGAAATTGAGGAGTTAGACAGTATTCGACTTAAATTGCTTTCGTTGAACGGTAACAACATAAGGGATGGTTTAAAAACAGCTAAAACCATTCGCGGTTTGGGGACAGCTGGAGCATCGGGTTTACTTTCGCTCATGTATCCAGACAACTTCGCGACAGTCGATCAATTTGTTGTTAAAGCGCTTCGATCCATTCCCGACCTTCCAGAGGCCGATGCTTTAAAAAAAATGAATCCAGAAAACTTAACTGTCAAGGACGGTGTGCAACTGACTCTAATTCTCTCTCAAAAGGCAAAAGACAATAACCGAAAATTTGGTACATCGTTTTGGACACCACGAAAAATTGATATGATTCTCTGGACCTTTGGACGAGACTCTGAAACTAGAAATAGCGGCATCCGCCCTTCTCTCAGGATGTTGTGCTGCAATAGAAGATTCCCCACAAATGCGACGAGTAACATCATAACCGGCAGCTCCAGAAAAAGGAGTCCATCGATGCCGTTACCAACAACGATTCACGGCCTTCTCATCGACCTCGACGGCGTCCTTTATGTTGGTGAAACACCGGTGCCCGGCGCTCAGCAGGTGTTGAAGCGATTGGATGATGAGAACATTCCTCGGCGCTACCTGACCAATACAACAACACGTACCGCCGCGTCCGTCGTTCAAAAACTAAGACGCATGGGATTTAGCGTCCACGAAGAGGAAGTTTTCAGCCCGATCTCAGCCACGGTGCAGTTTCTTAACAGACAGGGGCGTCCAACGATCAATCCGGTGGTTCGCGACAGTGTCCTGCCGGCGTTTGCCGATTTCCCCAGAAACAATGAACGGCCGGATTACGTGATTATCGGCGACATCGGCGCTGCGTGGAGCTACCCCCTTATCAACACCATCTTTTCACAGCTTCATGCCGGAGCCGAGCTGATCGCTATGCACAAAAACAAGTTTTTCCAGGGAGAAGAAGGGCTTCAGGTCGACATCGGCGCGTTTGTAGCCGGGTTGGAATACGTTAGTGGTAAACAGGCAAAGGTGATTGGCAAACCAAGCCGCGACTTTTTTGAACTGGCCCTGCAATCTCTGCAGTTATCCGCATCGAATGTTGCCATGATTGGTGACGACATCGAAACCGATATCGGCGGAGGAAAAGCCGTCGGACTGCATGGCATTTTGGTAAAAACCGGCAAATATCGTCAAGGTTGCGAGGAAGGTGCCACGTATCCCGACGCATGGACTCGTTCAGTGATCTGTTCGAAATTCTCAGGCTGTAGCTGCGCCTCAAAGAGCTAA
- a CDS encoding YkgJ family cysteine cluster protein, which translates to MWTALIEHAQQKHRFLDQLCSLCSGEFTGKGGTVHCKRSCAGCCSLNVRCTLTEAVALAPHLNDNQIEALHLHAEKLKQIDRDSRDLKSFLKASRDQVGPCPLLDADGACSVYEHRPLACRALLSTMAPHYCTLDFSTLNSTEKQAFMAQLDQESVNFPTHYLAMPQQIAQAAEMECLEKMKEAFGVAVTGNLPYLLDLELTLKVSEKLAEGRGLQNFIDPICKNDSFLISFT; encoded by the coding sequence GTGTGGACCGCGCTCATCGAACACGCCCAACAAAAACACCGCTTCCTCGACCAACTGTGCAGCCTGTGCAGCGGTGAATTCACCGGCAAAGGCGGCACCGTCCACTGCAAACGCAGCTGCGCGGGCTGCTGCTCTCTAAACGTACGCTGTACCCTCACCGAGGCTGTAGCCCTGGCCCCACACCTGAACGACAACCAGATTGAAGCGCTCCACCTTCACGCCGAAAAACTCAAACAGATCGACCGCGACAGTCGTGACCTGAAAAGTTTCCTCAAAGCCAGCCGCGACCAGGTCGGCCCCTGCCCACTGCTCGACGCGGACGGCGCCTGCTCGGTCTATGAACACCGCCCCCTGGCCTGCCGCGCCCTGCTCTCCACCATGGCCCCCCACTATTGCACACTGGATTTCTCCACACTCAACAGTACAGAGAAACAAGCCTTCATGGCCCAGCTCGATCAGGAGTCCGTCAACTTCCCCACTCACTATCTCGCCATGCCGCAACAGATAGCCCAGGCCGCGGAGATGGAATGTCTGGAAAAGATGAAAGAGGCGTTTGGTGTGGCCGTGACAGGGAATCTGCCTTATTTGCTGGACCTGGAACTGACGTTAAAGGTGAGTGAAAAGCTGGCTGAAGGCAGGGGGCTACAAAATTTTATCGACCCCATCTGCAAAAACGATTCTTTTCTGATTTCATTCACGTAA
- a CDS encoding HD domain-containing protein has protein sequence MKHEQLKGQLIKTLVDFFDTDYRRITHAIEVLKQAELLVGHYDHVDEELLLASAVLHDVGIKPSEAELGYNDGKTQEQYGPAVATELLEKIGFDPDKTKKVAEIVGNHHSKSRYDYVELEILKLADQIVNKLDNIR, from the coding sequence ATGAAACACGAACAGCTCAAAGGGCAACTGATCAAGACGCTGGTTGATTTTTTCGACACCGATTACCGCCGCATCACCCACGCCATTGAAGTGCTTAAACAGGCCGAACTGCTGGTCGGCCACTATGACCATGTCGATGAAGAACTGCTGCTGGCCAGTGCCGTGCTCCACGATGTCGGCATCAAACCCTCCGAGGCAGAACTCGGCTACAACGACGGCAAAACCCAGGAACAATACGGCCCGGCCGTGGCCACGGAGCTGCTAGAGAAAATCGGCTTTGATCCAGACAAAACGAAAAAAGTCGCCGAGATCGTCGGCAACCACCACTCCAAATCACGCTACGACTATGTTGAGCTGGAAATCCTCAAGCTCGCCGACCAGATCGTTAACAAACTCGACAACATCAGATAG
- a CDS encoding mechanosensitive ion channel family protein: MEQLHTWLQQEYFGISLQRYALAMGIVLLCLIFKRLFSRLLTRVISPLVDRTENTFDDLLLQSLRRPLEFLVFIAGLFIALQVLQLPSEPTDLKQFGHALIKTLFTFNIGWILFNAVDILECTIAKWAHHTGSPLDDHLLPFIRKSARLFIFVLAGVLIIQNLGYSISGLLASLGLGGLAVALAAKDTLSNIFGSIMILLDRPFRVGDWIQTDNLEGVVEEIGFRSTKIRTFAKTLITVPNNIIANTSLNNYSRMPKRRIKMSVGVTYDSTPQQMRDAVAAIRTMLKNHPAIQQDFMLVNFTDFGASSLDILIYCFTTTTVWGDYLEAREDVCLKIMEILEGLNMEIAFPSRSIYIHDNSDSLIDPDRLASTEESA; the protein is encoded by the coding sequence ATGGAGCAACTCCATACCTGGCTGCAACAGGAGTATTTTGGTATTTCTCTGCAACGCTACGCCCTGGCTATGGGCATTGTGTTGCTGTGCCTGATTTTCAAGCGTTTGTTCAGTCGCCTTTTAACCCGCGTCATTTCACCACTGGTGGATCGCACCGAGAACACCTTTGATGATCTGCTGCTGCAGAGTTTGCGACGCCCCCTGGAATTTCTCGTTTTCATCGCCGGGCTGTTTATCGCCCTGCAGGTGTTGCAACTGCCCAGCGAACCAACCGATTTAAAGCAGTTCGGCCACGCTTTGATCAAGACACTGTTCACGTTCAATATCGGCTGGATTCTGTTCAATGCCGTCGACATTCTCGAATGCACCATTGCCAAGTGGGCGCATCATACCGGCTCACCGCTCGACGATCACCTGCTGCCATTTATCCGCAAATCGGCGCGGCTGTTTATTTTCGTGCTGGCAGGCGTGTTGATTATCCAGAACCTCGGTTATTCCATCTCCGGGTTGCTTGCGTCACTCGGCCTCGGTGGTCTCGCCGTCGCTCTGGCGGCCAAAGACACCCTGTCGAACATTTTCGGCTCAATCATGATTCTGCTCGACCGCCCGTTCCGGGTTGGCGACTGGATTCAGACCGATAACCTTGAAGGCGTGGTGGAAGAGATCGGCTTCCGTTCCACAAAAATCCGCACCTTTGCCAAGACCCTGATCACCGTGCCCAACAACATCATCGCCAACACCTCGCTCAACAACTACAGCCGCATGCCCAAACGGCGCATCAAGATGAGTGTCGGCGTCACCTACGACAGCACACCGCAACAGATGCGCGACGCCGTGGCCGCCATCCGCACCATGCTGAAAAACCATCCGGCCATCCAGCAGGATTTTATGCTGGTCAACTTTACCGATTTTGGTGCGTCGTCTCTGGATATCCTGATCTACTGCTTCACCACGACCACGGTGTGGGGCGATTACCTTGAAGCCCGCGAAGACGTGTGCCTGAAAATCATGGAAATTCTCGAAGGCCTCAACATGGAGATCGCCTTTCCCAGCCGCAGCATTTACATCCACGACAACAGCGACAGCCTGATCGACCCGGATCGGTTGGCGTCCACCGAGGAGAGCGCCTGA
- a CDS encoding 4-oxalocrotonate tautomerase family protein, translating to MPYVHFRITNEGATKEQKAALIKGATQLLVDVLGKNPATTVVTIEEVDTDNWGIGGETVTVLRQGK from the coding sequence ATGCCTTACGTCCATTTTCGTATCACCAACGAAGGAGCCACCAAAGAACAGAAAGCCGCGCTGATCAAAGGAGCCACCCAACTGCTGGTTGATGTGCTCGGCAAAAATCCGGCCACCACGGTTGTCACCATTGAAGAAGTGGATACCGACAACTGGGGTATCGGCGGCGAAACGGTCACAGTGCTGCGCCAGGGGAAATAG
- a CDS encoding YbfB/YjiJ family MFS transporter — protein MENQPNNQTALAVLLGGMLGMVVAMGIARFAYTPILPLMQRDLDISNSLAGGLAAINYAGYLGGSMLCMLVPRLLNNRALMATALFISITTTLGMGLTTSEIAWSAMRFASGLTSAILFIVITAEVAETLIRCGHSQWLGALYSGIGVGIALSGLLVPWLDRINGWSGTWLGMGGLALGMALLGLAVGRRHIEVRPSTQPVAASQKHKHSLWRLAVAYFLEGFGYIVTATFIVAIITDTPGLAGFAPYSWVAVGVAAIPSTLIWPLLARRIGYQKALLSAYALQAVGIVFSINATTIGEVLFAAVSFGATFLGIVALTLAEGNRRWPTDTRRAAAILTTAFSLGQMFGPAVAGVIADTHAGFFLPLGIAAGCIVCGGVIIIFDHFSPAPIVN, from the coding sequence ATGGAGAATCAGCCCAACAACCAGACAGCCTTGGCCGTCTTGCTCGGCGGCATGCTCGGCATGGTGGTGGCCATGGGCATTGCCCGCTTTGCCTACACCCCGATTCTGCCGTTGATGCAACGCGACCTCGACATCAGCAACAGCTTGGCCGGCGGTCTGGCGGCTATCAACTATGCAGGCTATCTCGGCGGTTCAATGCTGTGCATGCTGGTACCACGCCTGTTGAACAATCGGGCCCTTATGGCCACAGCGCTGTTCATCAGCATTACCACCACCCTGGGCATGGGTCTGACCACGTCGGAAATCGCCTGGAGTGCCATGCGTTTTGCCAGCGGATTGACCAGCGCCATCCTGTTTATCGTCATTACTGCAGAAGTTGCCGAAACCCTGATCCGTTGTGGTCACAGCCAATGGCTCGGCGCACTTTACAGCGGTATCGGCGTTGGCATTGCTCTGAGCGGACTGCTGGTGCCGTGGCTTGACCGGATTAACGGCTGGTCCGGCACCTGGCTCGGCATGGGCGGACTTGCCCTGGGCATGGCCCTGCTGGGTCTGGCAGTGGGTCGCAGACATATTGAGGTCCGCCCATCGACACAACCCGTCGCAGCCTCCCAAAAGCATAAACATTCGCTGTGGCGATTGGCCGTTGCCTATTTTCTTGAAGGGTTTGGTTACATTGTTACGGCCACCTTTATCGTCGCCATTATCACCGACACACCGGGCCTGGCCGGATTTGCTCCGTATAGCTGGGTTGCCGTGGGAGTGGCTGCGATCCCATCGACCTTGATCTGGCCGCTCCTGGCGCGGCGCATCGGCTACCAAAAAGCCCTGCTGTCAGCCTACGCTTTACAGGCCGTGGGCATTGTGTTCAGCATCAACGCCACCACGATTGGCGAGGTGTTATTCGCAGCGGTCAGCTTCGGTGCCACCTTTCTCGGCATCGTCGCCTTGACTCTGGCCGAAGGCAATCGCCGCTGGCCGACGGATACACGGCGCGCCGCCGCCATTCTGACCACAGCGTTCAGCCTCGGCCAGATGTTCGGTCCAGCCGTTGCCGGAGTGATTGCCGACACCCATGCCGGCTTTTTTCTGCCGCTGGGTATTGCTGCAGGCTGTATTGTCTGTGGTGGCGTCATCATTATTTTTGACCACTTCTCGCCAGCACCCATTGTTAATTGA
- a CDS encoding LysR family transcriptional regulator, which produces MEISELKIFLAVARQGSISRAAEELNYVQSNVTTRIKQLEERLGRPLFHRKSKGVCLTASGLILCDYAQRIIQLTGEAHDALSENAVPQGPLAISSMETTAAVRLPSLLADYHRRYPQVALNLVSAPSADSLKKLLDYQVDGAFIAGEVDPQAVESCEVFEEELVLVAPLDIDPFTMESQKILVFRSGCSYRARLENWLRQNGRLGYHSVELGSIEGILACVAAGMGISLLPRSVVERPHLMPNCALHQLPQPVSMMTTRFVWRRHEKPSKALQVFRELLPGLQEG; this is translated from the coding sequence ATGGAGATCAGCGAACTGAAAATCTTTCTGGCTGTGGCTCGGCAGGGGAGTATCTCCCGCGCTGCCGAAGAGTTGAACTACGTGCAGTCCAATGTAACGACACGGATTAAACAACTCGAAGAGCGCCTCGGTCGTCCTCTGTTTCATCGCAAAAGCAAAGGGGTGTGTCTCACCGCTTCGGGGCTGATATTGTGCGATTATGCGCAGCGGATCATTCAATTGACCGGCGAAGCACACGATGCCCTGAGCGAGAACGCCGTGCCGCAAGGACCATTGGCCATCAGCTCCATGGAAACGACGGCAGCAGTGCGTCTGCCGAGCTTGCTGGCCGATTATCATCGCCGTTATCCTCAGGTTGCCCTCAATCTGGTCTCGGCGCCTTCGGCGGACTCGTTGAAAAAGCTGCTTGATTATCAGGTGGACGGCGCATTTATCGCCGGTGAAGTTGACCCGCAGGCCGTCGAATCGTGCGAAGTCTTTGAAGAGGAGCTGGTGCTGGTGGCACCGTTGGACATTGACCCCTTCACCATGGAGAGTCAGAAAATTCTGGTGTTTCGTTCCGGCTGTTCTTATCGGGCGCGGCTGGAAAACTGGTTGCGACAGAACGGCCGTTTGGGGTACCACAGTGTCGAACTGGGTTCCATCGAAGGGATTCTTGCCTGCGTGGCGGCCGGGATGGGGATCAGCTTGTTGCCCCGATCCGTGGTTGAGCGGCCTCACCTGATGCCGAACTGTGCCCTGCATCAGTTGCCGCAGCCGGTCAGCATGATGACGACCCGCTTTGTCTGGCGACGCCATGAAAAACCGAGTAAGGCCTTGCAGGTGTTTCGCGAATTGTTGCCGGGATTGCAAGAGGGGTGA
- a CDS encoding DUF2284 domain-containing protein — translation MEESPLRQFADKARALGMDDARCVGVLELPIDPTLTDYCLECGAYGESALCPPHRGAIVDVPKLLAGYEWAVVFKRDLPVVDLQSQEYHEVARQIHVVAAQLEKWGRMRGFKAAGLAAGSCKRLFCASSDACQALEPGGVCRFPQWSRLSLSALGVNVFALCDKIGWPIKKVTRDSSHPSDAMGVLVGILLVGRE, via the coding sequence ATGGAAGAAAGTCCGCTACGCCAATTTGCCGATAAAGCCCGTGCGTTGGGAATGGATGATGCCCGTTGTGTTGGTGTGCTGGAATTACCCATTGATCCGACACTGACGGATTATTGTCTGGAGTGTGGTGCTTACGGTGAATCCGCCCTGTGTCCACCACACCGTGGTGCCATTGTTGATGTGCCGAAATTGCTGGCTGGTTATGAGTGGGCGGTGGTGTTCAAGCGCGACCTGCCGGTGGTTGATCTGCAAAGCCAGGAATACCACGAGGTGGCGCGGCAGATTCATGTCGTGGCGGCGCAACTGGAAAAGTGGGGGCGCATGCGCGGTTTCAAAGCGGCCGGACTCGCCGCAGGCTCATGCAAGCGGTTGTTTTGTGCCAGCAGTGACGCCTGTCAGGCGCTGGAGCCGGGTGGCGTGTGTCGTTTTCCTCAATGGTCGCGGTTGTCGTTGTCGGCTCTGGGCGTCAATGTGTTTGCGTTGTGTGACAAAATCGGTTGGCCGATTAAAAAGGTCACCCGTGACAGCAGCCATCCGTCCGACGCTATGGGCGTGCTGGTTGGTATCCTGCTGGTGGGACGCGAATAA
- a CDS encoding sodium:solute symporter family protein translates to MSIPLLTTVVVVYLTIIAILSLQAWKKTNNTADYLVAGRQIHPFVMALSYGATFVSTSAIIGFGGAAAVFGMSLQWLTFLTVFVGVFIAFVFFGRRTRVMGLNLNAHTFPEFLGRRFESTRLQGATGLLIFMAMPLYASVVLMGGAKFIAQILAINYNVALFFLTIFVAVYVIMGGLKAVMYSDAFQGSMMFIGMVSLLVATYHKLGGFITAHQRLTDMQEIAIKIFGAKGHTGWTSFPEFGSEYWLIVVTTIVLGVGIGVLAQPQLIVRFMTVKSNRELNRAVLIGGIFVLIVVGVSFAIGALANVFFFYENPDTAGQIALIAAGKNVAEIIPLYISASMPQWFTAVFMITLLSAAMSTLSSQFHAMGTALGRDIYEKALGRSGNSVILTKVGILFAILISYFLAWALPTFFEGGTAIIARGTAIFFGICAAAFLPMYFGALYFRNMSRLSAWACFFTGTTISLFWLFFVHAKESKPLMVCNALFGVDSLGAGTLWAVVDPLVIALPASALVTILFNLKRNKSYSKQHIERCFHNMK, encoded by the coding sequence ATGAGCATCCCATTACTGACCACCGTTGTCGTCGTTTATCTGACCATTATTGCCATTTTATCGCTTCAGGCGTGGAAGAAAACCAATAACACCGCCGACTACCTGGTCGCCGGTCGTCAGATCCACCCCTTTGTCATGGCGTTATCCTACGGTGCAACCTTCGTCAGCACCTCGGCCATCATCGGCTTTGGCGGCGCGGCAGCCGTTTTCGGCATGAGCCTGCAGTGGCTGACCTTTCTTACCGTGTTTGTCGGCGTCTTTATCGCCTTTGTTTTTTTCGGTCGTCGCACCCGGGTGATGGGGTTGAACCTCAACGCCCACACCTTTCCGGAATTTCTTGGCCGCCGTTTTGAGTCAACCCGCCTGCAGGGTGCGACCGGCCTGTTGATTTTCATGGCCATGCCGCTTTACGCCAGCGTGGTTCTCATGGGTGGCGCCAAGTTCATCGCCCAGATTCTGGCCATCAATTACAACGTGGCTCTGTTCTTCCTGACCATCTTCGTCGCCGTCTATGTCATCATGGGTGGACTCAAGGCGGTCATGTACTCCGATGCTTTTCAGGGCAGCATGATGTTTATCGGCATGGTGTCTCTGCTTGTCGCCACCTATCACAAACTCGGTGGCTTCATCACCGCCCACCAGCGCCTGACCGACATGCAGGAGATCGCCATCAAGATCTTCGGTGCCAAAGGCCACACCGGCTGGACCAGCTTTCCCGAATTCGGCAGCGAATACTGGCTGATTGTCGTCACCACCATTGTTCTCGGGGTCGGCATCGGCGTCCTTGCCCAGCCTCAGTTGATCGTGCGGTTCATGACGGTGAAAAGCAATCGTGAACTCAACCGCGCCGTGCTGATCGGCGGCATCTTTGTCCTCATTGTCGTTGGCGTCTCTTTTGCCATCGGCGCACTGGCCAACGTGTTTTTCTTCTACGAAAATCCGGACACCGCCGGGCAGATTGCCCTGATCGCCGCGGGCAAGAATGTTGCCGAGATCATCCCGTTGTACATCAGTGCATCCATGCCGCAATGGTTCACCGCTGTGTTCATGATCACCCTGCTCTCTGCAGCCATGAGCACCCTGAGTTCCCAGTTTCACGCCATGGGCACAGCCCTTGGCCGAGATATTTACGAAAAAGCTCTGGGTCGCAGCGGTAATAGCGTCATCCTGACCAAGGTGGGCATTTTATTCGCCATCCTTATCAGCTACTTTCTCGCCTGGGCTCTGCCGACATTTTTTGAGGGGGGAACGGCCATCATTGCGCGGGGAACAGCGATCTTCTTCGGCATCTGCGCGGCGGCGTTTCTGCCGATGTATTTCGGGGCGCTTTATTTCCGCAACATGAGCCGCCTGAGCGCCTGGGCATGTTTTTTTACCGGCACAACCATCAGCCTGTTCTGGCTGTTTTTTGTCCACGCTAAGGAGTCCAAACCCCTGATGGTGTGCAACGCCCTGTTCGGCGTTGACTCTCTGGGAGCCGGGACCCTGTGGGCCGTTGTTGACCCACTGGTGATTGCCTTACCCGCTTCTGCCCTGGTGACAATCCTGTTCAACCTTAAACGAAACAAGAGCTATTCAAAACAGCATATTGAGCGCTGTTTCCACAACATGAAATAA
- a CDS encoding symporter small accessory protein, protein MLGLEGTLVPLGMILTLLSTVLCIIYGLLNWNKGYITDEELSQEQQWNEEEKHVEEQL, encoded by the coding sequence AGGACTCGAAGGGACACTTGTTCCCCTGGGCATGATCCTCACCCTGCTCAGCACGGTACTGTGCATTATTTACGGCCTGCTCAATTGGAACAAAGGCTACATAACCGACGAAGAGCTCTCCCAGGAACAACAGTGGAACGAGGAAGAAAAACACGTCGAGGAACAACTTTAA